CCCTTCAAGAACTAAAATCCTGTGACTCTTATATAGAACATGCAATTGTTATAAAAATAGTAGTGGGGTAGTTTCAGCAACTAAGAGCAATGGCtgatcttgcagagaacccaagttctctTGCTagtacccacatggaagctcaaaACCACCGGGAACTCCAGTACCACAAGAATCCAAAGCCTACTCATGTTTTCAACGGGACCAGGCTTGCAACAGGATACACATAAACATGTGCTGGCAAAATACCATGCACGTATAATAGATAGATGGAGGGTAAATAGAAAGAGAgatgataggtgatagataggtagatagatagatagatagatagatagatagatagatagatagatagataatagatacactgattagatggatagatagattagatagatagatagatagatagatagatagatagatagatagatagatagatagatagatagatagatgatagatagatgatagatagataatagatacacCGATtagatggataaatagatatagatagatagatagatagatagatagatagatagatagatagatacaccgattagatggatagatagatgatagatagatagatagatgatagatagatagatagatagatagatagatagatagatacaccgattagatggatagatagatgattgatagatagatgatagatagatagatagatagatagatagatagatgatagatagatagatagatagatagatagatagatagatagatagatagatagatagatgatagatagatgataatagatataaaagatacatacatacatatacacacttgaaatcttttaaaattgcagTGATACATTGATCAGAGGAAAGCTAatatgaactaaaaataaaacagcttctTGGAATTTACTTGTAGAACAGTAAATCAAGCAGCAAAATGAGAATCTGAGGAGCTGGAGATGTTGCCTAGCAACACAGATGTTGCTAAGCCTGGACCTCCAGTTAAGGGCAGGTTCTAGGGTTTTGTGCATCCTTCTCTAAAGAAATGGTCAAAAACCATCACAGCCATATTACCAATTGTCCAGCGGCATGGTGAACTGTTGCAGCCTCTGAAACTGACATCATGGAAATTAAGCTCTCCTCACCCAGGAAAAGCCACTAGGAGAGAAGTGGTCTGGGCTAGTGAAAAGTCCAATCAGTGAAACAACGACAACCATATTTAAAGGCCAAATTATGGGCCTTACACAAGGCACCTATGAAGAGTATGGAGAACCTTAACCCATAATCTGAgctgctgtggtggcacacaccagcaAATTTAGCACTGGGgaactggaggcagaaggaccaggacTACAAGgacatcctcagctgcatagcaagcctgagctatttgagactctgtctccaataCTGGAAATCTAAACACTGATACATTGCTACAATAATAGAGAAACACCTTGTTTGAGCTCGTCACCCGTCTTCAGGGTGGTTTTTAATTTCCTAGTTAATCGAGGTTCATGATTTCATTATTCCCACAGTGTGGGTTTAACATGGGTTTGGCATCTGAAAGatggtttatttttaagaaacagacAGGGTGTATAGCTCAGAGGTAAAGCAAGCACATAATGTATGTGAGCTGCCATCAAATCCTCAGCActgtgaagagagggaggagggaggaaacagaaaataaacacaagatATTTGACCCACATGTTCTAGATAAAGTCATAAATGACCAAGAAATTAAGTGAACAAATGGTTGATGCAAATGTTAAGTGTTACACTTCTTtcacatgtttttctttaaattttcagagAGTTGAAAGAATGGAAAAGACCATGAACCAAACTTCAGTGATGTCTTTTCGGCTTAGGGGCTTATCTGTAAATCCAAAGGTACAGATGGCTGTGTTTTTCATGTTCCTCATGTTCTATGTCCTGACACTGGTTGGTAACATCCTCATTGTCATAACCATCATATATGACCGCTGGCTCCATACacccatgtatttcttcctcagCAATCTGTCCTTTATTGATGTCTGCCATTCCACTGTCACTGTACCAAAGATGCTGAGAGACACCTTCTCAGAAGAAAAGCTCATCCCTTTTGATGCCTGTGTGGTCCAGAtgttcttcctccacctctttgcctgcacagagatcttcctgcttacTATCATGGCCTATGATCGGTATGTGGCCATTTGTAAGCCCTTGCAGTATATGGCCATAATGAACTGGAAGGTGTGTATGCTACTAGCAGGGGCCCTGTGGACAGGGGGGACCATCCACTCTATCTCTCTCACCTCACTCACCATCAATCTGCCCTACTGTGGTCCTGATGAGATTGACAACTTCTTCTGTGATGTACCTCAGGTGATCAAACTGGCTTGCACTGATACCCACATCATTGAGATTCTCATAGTCTCCAACAGTGGGCTGATCTCTGTGGTATGTTTTGTGGTTCTTGTAGTGTCCTACGCAGTCATTCTTGTGAGTCTGAGGCAACAGATATCTGAGGGCAAGAGGAGAGCACTGTCTACCTGTGCAGCCCACCTCACCGTGGTTACGCTGTTCCTGGGACACTGTATCTTCATCTACTCACGCCCATCAACCAGCCTTCCAGAAGACAAGGTTGTGTCTGTGTTTTTCACAGCTGTGACTCCTCTGCTGAACCCTATAATCTACACCCTTAGGAATGAGGACATGAAGAATGCCTTGAACAAGTTAATCgggaggaaagaaataaaagaaaagtgaaaatactAAACCCTTAGGATACTTGGTGATTCAAATCAAAGAAACAGCTATATATTGTATTTACCAGACAATGACCTGCCACATTATCTTCTGGCCCTATAGCTAACAATCACAGTAACAGCTGTGATTGGTAACATCTTCCACTTTCTAGAAATTGTCACAGGCACTGGGCGCTTACCTAACTCCCTCAACAGAGTAGACTACATGCTAATCTAACTACAAGGGATTAAAAGCTCACACTGAGCAAATAGCATGCTGAAAGCCACCCTGTCACAAAATCACAAAGACAGGACTCAGAGGGCCCGAATGTAGCTTAGGACAGAATGTGTACTCTGCTCATagcaggccctgggttcaattccctacTTCACAGAAAAAGGTCACAAGACTGATTTCAAATCAAATCCATCAACCCACTATTGCTCCAAGAACTGGGAGAAAATACCAACTTGAATTCATTATCTCATTTTGCTGCTCCTCCTTTTCAACCAGCAACCTAAACAACACTTCAGATTTCTGGACTGCCCTCACCTATGTATTCATTCTGGTGTTTGCCTAAATGACTTTTCAAATTCAGGTAAATGAAACAAAGGATATTTGAGTATGACCAGTGACAAAGAGAAAGACTGTAAACCATTGAGGTTACTAAACCTCTTGAAAGTTCATCCAAATCTGCCATCCAGGTAATGAAATGggaatattttattgtttcatatTTTACAAGTACTTTCTTTCTGAGCTCCAAATTTGTGCTGGATTTATAGTTACACATAGAACTATTATATAGAGGCTCCTACATGGAGTATACAGTCTGgtacaaagaaaaagcaaatactGAGCAACTAAAGGTAGTTATAGACACAACAAATGCTGTCAGAGATTAGAGCTCCATGACCATGCAGGGAAGGTGGACCCTAAACTGTGCAATCCAGAGAAACCTCTTTGAGGAAGTCACATTTTAGTTGAGGCGTGAAACATGAAAAGGAAACAACCATGGAAAAGGGAAGCAGCAAACACTTCCAGAGAGAGTAATGGCAGGTACAAAGATGTCTGATGGGAGAGGCAGCTTGTTCCAAGAAGTTACAACCCCCATGGATACAAATTAGAGACTTATTTCTACATAATAGATACCAATGCCTCTGAATATCAGtgcatataaatgtatacaatgtAAGGTATAATTtgaactattattttttaaatccttaAACATGAGTTTAGAAGTGATATCTAGACTTTTTCATCACTGCATTTTACACAAAActtttgacttgagttttataAGAGGATTAACAGATGGACAATATTTTGTACATTTTCATCCACTATAGAGTAAAGGTTTTCACACTGTAATACTTTTTTGGAAAGCTTCTGGTTGACTTAAACAGACTGCATCTTCGCCCTAtcatttcaatctttttttttttttgcttctttgttgcaTTTGGTCAGctcttcactctgcgccatgtACATCTGTGATGAACCTATGCATCACATACCTGATGCACCACACTGTCTGTTTTCTAATTCTCCAGAAAACACTTGGGCATCATTTCTACAAGTTAACAGAATGTCAGTTAATAGCATTGGATTCTAAATccctttcaaaataaataaaacgctCCACAGGCATCTCAAACTTCTGGTCTTGTATCTCAAATGCATCATTGAGTCTATTCTATAATAGATCAACAAATTCAAGAAGTCAGACTCTGAAATTGTTCAAATCTAAGATCCCCTCTTAACTATTTTTATTAGTTGACTTTTCCCAAACAAACTTTAAAACGTTACTGGAAATGTTACCCTGAATGCTGTTTGTGTTCTTATGGTAAGTACCGGCACTAATGTTTGTACTGGTGCTATAACCAGCTACTACAATCTAGTGCTCTCTACACCTTAAACATTGCCTTGCTGCTCTATGGTTCAAACATCCAACACACACCACCCTGGCCTAGAAGCCCATGTCAGTAGGATGGCATGTTTTCTGTAAGTTCAGGTTCCTTTCCCAGTTTCTAGAGGCCATTCGCATTCCAGGTCTTCAAAACAGACTGGGTTGATCCTCCTGGTATCTTTCCTGGTTGCATTTCCCTCTGatatcttctttcttctcctattCAACAACATTTATTACTCTTGTGGAAGACCGGATTCAGTTAGCTGCAAGTACTTGGTGGCTCAGGattatctgtaattccagctcaaaAGGATCCAAcaatctcttctggcctccacaagctcCCAGCACTTGTGGTAGATATACATCCTTGTAGGCAATGGCATACTtatacaaagataaataaatctttccaaaaTAAGTAGAAATGGGATTTACAAATGACTCTTCTGTACAACTCTTGGGTGTATACTCAAAAGACTTTATATTGTACTAAAAAGACTCTAGCATATCCGTGTTCATCAAAGCTCAACTCACAATATCTAGAAAAAGGAATCAAAACAGATGTTCATGAACAACTGGattgataagaaaaataagagatagatagatagatagatagatagatagatagatagatagatagatagatagagcaatattttcttctattaaattttattttatttggggggttGTTTTAATAGTGGATATGAAGGTACAGGAAATAAACAGGATAGAGATGTATtatatgaaagacacaaagaatgaataaaagtaataaatataaaataaaatataagtaagtAATAGGCTCGTTCATGTTAATAGATTGAGATTGAACATGGGTCAGTTTAGCTCTCTCCCACGTTGTGATGTGACCCCAGTCTAAATTCCCCTCTGTAGACAGACTTTTCCCAATATGCCCATGAAAATGCATAACAATTTTGAGAAATAACTATGATGGAAGACTCACATATCATCTCTTTAATCCCACTATAAAACTAAAATAGCCAAAACAGTGTGCTCATGTGTAAGTATAGACTTGTAAGTCAATATAGCAAAATAAAGAACTACAAATCCACACTTGAAAGTCATTTTCAACATaagtaatttaataataaaatattcatctcAAATTGTGCCAAATCAAGTCAGTGGATgaataaaattaatcttaaaacttATTTCCTACTAAAGCAAAACACCAAAGAGATCTTATACCTAGAATGTAAGCTAAAACTATACAATTTGTAAGATAAAGCAACCAAAAATCTTTGCAACTTTGAGGTAAACAGAGTCCAGTGTGACCGgataaaccacaaaaaaaaattagaataaattttatcaaaatgtttaactcttaatctgtgtattttataaataaattttataaataaattttcaggACTGTAGAGATGTCTCAGTGTTTAAGAACTACTTGTTACTTCCACATTAAGGGttcagcgctcaggaggcagaggtaggtggaactctgtgagttcgaggccaactgggtctacaagagctagttccaggacaggctccaaagaaaaacattgtttcaaataaataaataagggtgCAGCCACAACTGTTGCTGTCATCACAATTCTCCACTCACACACGATTTCATGAGCAAATTCGTCTCTGCCTGAGTTGTTTCATGGCATTTTTCACCTCCTCATTCCTCAAAGTGTAAATGAGAGGATTCAACAAAGGGGTAACCACTGTGTAGAAGACAGAGACCACCTTGTCAATGGAAAAGCTGGAGTCTGGCCGAGTGTAGAGGAAGATACATGGCCCAAAGAACAGGGCAACCACCATGAAGTGGGAAGAACAGGTGGACAGGGCTTTCCGACGACCTTCGGCTGACTGTTTTCGAAGAGAAAACAGGATTACAGTGTAGGAAGTGACCAAGGCTAGAAAGCAGGTGAGGGAGATGATTCCGCTGTTGGACACTATCAGAATCCCTGTGAGGTACGTATCTGTGCAGGCCAGCTTGATGACAGAAGGCACATCACAGAAGTAGCTGTCGATAATGTTCGGGCCACAGTAGGGGAGACGAATAGTCAGGACGGTCTGCACAAGCGAATGAACTGTGCCCCCTGCCCACAGTGCAAAGACAAGCTGTACACAGACCTTCATGTTCATCACACTAGGGTAACGCAAAGGAATGCAGATAGCCACGTAACGGTCGTATGCCATGATTGTCAGCAGAAAGATCTCAGCACAAGCAAACAGATGTAGGAAGAAAAGCTGTGTGATGCAGTTGTCAAAAGAAATGCTCTTCCTCTCCAAAAGCAACCCCTCCAGCATCTTGGGCACAGTGACAGATGAGTGGCAGATATCAATGAAGGACAGATTGCTCagaaagaagtacatgggagtgtggagACGTGGACTAAAGACTATGGTAACAACAATGACAATGTTCCCCAGAAGAGTTAGTATGTAAGTGACTGTAAATGGTATGAAAAACAGAATCTCCAACACCCAGCTGTCAGTGAGGCCCAGGAAGACAAACTCAGTCACTCTTGTTTGGTTTAGAGCGCCCATCTAATGagtgttccagaggatctgggtggGGTAAATTATCCTGAGTAACACAGGAATAAAGTGATTGAAATGACTGTTTTCTTATGAGGCTTAGCATAAATAGGTAAGTTATCCAAAatccttactttttatttaccTGGCTATTTTCAggtaaatattattattattatttagcatAATCCACCAATAGTATCAGATTAGAATCCTAAAACCATAAAACTCCAACTAAAACTACTCATTATTTGACTTTTGCTACTAAGATAAACGACCTTCAAAAACTTAACAGTCTTTTGTTTTGTCCAATATGGGGTCCTTTTATGGCCATTAAAATACTATTcattttttacttggtttcttttttattattccaaAGCACTGACTTTAGGAAAACTCTCCTGATTCAATAAAAGCctgtttctttttcataattattttattataccaAAAGTAggaaatttagttttattttcattaactaaacttttctttaaaagtacAGAAGTGATAGAAAGATTGTAAAGACCAGAGGACCAGAAAAACTTGTTAGAAGATAGTTTCACCTAAAATGACGGGGAAGCTTCACCCATGATACATCAATATggctacctaaacaagacctgaaaagtACAATGCCAATAGAGCCACTAACAAGGAAGGGGGGTTCACAGGGCCCAGCCCTAAACAAAGAACAGACAACTAAGGAACACTGAGAGTGGatagtcttccccagggctgAGCCCTCTATTTGATTATCTGATAATAAGTGGTTAACCAAGTTACCCAAGTAACACTTAACATTCAATAGGCTGAGCAGGTTGCATTTACatactatgtatgtatatatttatatataaatattgtatgtatacataaattacatatatatgataataattaaagaaaatgaagccgtgaatttgagagggagcaagGGATGGTATATggaagggaataggaggaggaaagggaagggggaaaataacATAATTAGATTTTAATTGTATAAAACTTCTAATTTTTCAAAAAGTAATAACCACGTGATTTACCTCTTACAGCACTTTTCAGATGCCTTGTACACTGTAGGTTTCCAAAACCATTTTATTTGTACTAAAATAACTTCTTAGGCATTGTGAATCAATCATTCCCTCACAATAGAAATACTAGGCCACAATTGTTTAGATTCTGTATTATGACTTTTCTGTCAGGAAATATTACATACAAATACTATTACATTGCTCCTAATTGTTCCTGCTGGTTATACAACCATAAACTATAAGATAATCAGCCCAAATCATCAAAAAATGAAACTGATTCAAATATTTCACTTATGGTAAGGTAATCTCTTACAATGTCCAAACTGCAGGAAAAGCTAAAGGTGGGGGAATAGTTAGCCTAGCACTATCTGAAGGAACCTAACAGTCATGTGATTGGAATGGAGGAGTCTGAATGAATGCAGTGAAGCGTGACTAGACTTGCATCCAGCTCAGGAATGATGATGGCAACTGTTGAGACAGCACAGAGGGGTGGCACTCGACAGAAAATTCCCTCAACATCTTGGTAGATGGTAGTGCTATGTAagttagaaaaaaacaaagagaagatggGAAAATGGCAGAACACATATGACAGAAGAGGAGACTATTCTCTTATtcaaaaaaaacccttaaaaattGATAGTAAAAGACAAGGGATCAAATTGAAAATGAGCAAAGAATATAAACGCAAAGATCACAGGAAAGGAATCACAAATGAGAAGTATGTCTAAGTGAAAGTCACTCAACTTCAGTGGAAGTTAAAgactaaaacaaaatacatttgtttttgtCCCATCCACAAAAGCAAGAAAACCTGACTATTCTTTACATACTGTTACTCAAAGTCAATATTCTTAAAACCTTTTGTGGGAGATAAGTTGGCAGTACCAatgagaattttaatgtctagatTTCTAGAACAAAGAACCCCATTTTCAatgagaattttaatgtctagacTTCTAGAACAAAGAACCCCATTTTCAatgagaattttaatgtctagacTTCTAGAACAAAGAACCCCATTTTCAatgagaattttaatgtctagacTTCTAGAACAAAGAACCCCATTTTCAatgagaattttaatgtctagacTTCTAGAACAAAGAACCCCATTTTCAatgagaattttaatgtctagacTTCTAGAACAAAGAACCCCATTTTCAatgagaattttaatgtctagacTTCTAGAACAAAGAACCCCATTTTCAAGACTGCATTTCATAGGACTAAGGAAACTGGCAATTAGTAACTAAAGATACATGCTTATTGAAACATTTGTTTGTAGGAGCAAGAAGGACCAAGGGCatcacaagaaaacacacagaatcaaCTCACCTTGTCTCATAAGGGCTCCCAAAGAGTGAGCccacaaccagggagcctgcaagaGACTGACATACGCTCTCTGCATGTGtctgacagttgtatagcttgctCCCCCTGTGGGACtgctaacagtgggagcagggctgtctctgactctttcagtgGCTTTTGGAATCCGACTCCTCATACTGGAATGCTTGCCCAGCCTCAATACATggagaggtgcttagtcttactacaacttgatatgccatgattTGTTGATACCCATAAGAGACCTGCCCTTTCCCGAATAGAAACAGAGTGGACTGGGGGTGAGAACAGAGGGATGTGGGGAGAGGgattggaaggagaaaaaggagggaaacTGTGACCaagatgtaaaattaattttaaaaggaatacTTTTTAGCAAAACAGGGTATTTGAAACAAACAATACTTAtcaatacagaaataaatgatGCTTCTAAAGTTTCTTaggttttatcttattattttaggGGTatggatgtatgtctgtgtctgtgttggtgGTGACCACCAAagaatgtcagatctcctgggactgaagttaccgACAACTGggagcggccatgtgggtgctaggaattgaactctggtcctacAGAAGAgtagctcttaactgctgatccctataaataaacaatttttagtACAGACACAATGTGGAATACAGTGGAACCATTAATGAATTTGTTTTATGCATAGTAACCTAAGGCAATGCTTCTCAACATGGCTACAGATCAGAgctacttaaattatttttataaattttaatgtccaggctcacctcaaacaaTTAGCTCAACTCTCCTTAATGATTCCAATGTATAGTCACAATCACAAACAActaatttcaaagaaaagtcaATAGCATATTAAGTGAAAAGAATCTATTATGAACATATTATGAATcttgagaaagaggagagagaggggaagaaaggaaggaaagaaggaaggaagggacaaagaaaggaaTCAAGAGacatttgtgtatgcatatatgtacatgtatgtatttttaaacatatatattatttatttctatttgcaTGTATTTCTAAAAGAGTAGATGTTGAAGAATACacattaattttaatattgtttaCTTCTATAAGCATGGCATTGAAAGGAATAGgaagaattttattaattcttatgtTATATTCTATAATTATTTACATACTGggcatgttttaaaaatagaatattaaataaatgtatggAGAGAAGGTATCCAAAACACGATGACTTCATGAGTTGCCTTGTCTGTGTCTAAGGAATTATGACATGGTTGCATTGTTGTTTCTCTTGCTTTGTGAAACAGTCTCCCTATACTgctcatgctggcctggaactcccttttgtagcccagggtagccttgaatctACAGCCTTCCCACGTCAGTCCCataagagctggagttacaggcaagcGCAAAAATATGTAGCTAcaattgtttcttttataaagaaatttGCTTGTGCTGGCCGTCATCTCTGTCATCACTAAAACATAAAGCCACACGGCCATTTTGACttggtttgagttttttttaatgatactGGCAACCGAAGCTCCTTAACCTAtgaagctaggcaagcactctacctttGAATCATATTATCAGCCTACGAGGACTTTCAAATACAGGAAAACTTAGACTTAGTACCTTGAAAAATAAGGATGTGAAATAAGAAATAGTAAATTCAAATTACTgagtaaaaaaaacaaatgttaagAAATGCCTCTTTGGTTGGGcagttggtggcacacgcctttaatcccagcacttgggaggcagagacaggtggatctctatgagttggagaccagtctggtctagagagtgagttccaagacagctgaaactttcacagagaaacccagtctcaaaaacaaacaaataagcctCTTAGTGGGCGAGGGAAAGATCCCCCTTTACCTCTGGCCCCCACTCTCTGACTCACACacagctgcagcactcagaaaGCGGGGCCCTGCGACTAGCCTGGGCAACACCTTTACAGAGGCACTGGTGAGTTGGCTCGGAGGGTGTGAGAATGGGAGAactggccacacacacaccccacagacacacacacaccacaaacacacacacacacctgtggtggtgagagcaaaggaaagatgcgcccccactccaccccattgTCCCCACCTCCTGTGGTTGGCGACAAAGCTGACCCTCCCCCTTACCAGCCGCAGCGCTAGGCAAAGTGGGTCCTGCACCTTCTGGGCAGCGCAGTAGAGTTGGACCTGAAGGTGTATGTAGGTGTTGGATAGCCAAGCCTGAGGGCATGAAAGCAGGATAACCAGCCCTGCCTCTTGCTCATGGCTGCAAGGGGTAAACTTGTCAAGGCAATACAGgcgagctcaccctggtggtgaggacaggggagagctggcgggctgaccaacttggcaactacccaggcccagaaccaaggTAGCATCCAcgccatctgtgatctgctggagcacgtgaagggggtgggggggtcCTGCAGACTCAAAGCTGCAGGACCTCCACAACACATCACAACAGAAAATCCAAGGGGactcccagaagagggcatagcaTTGATAGTGTGGCAGAAACCAGgagccttgaaccagaccaatgactctttgtaatggacacttgcaagtaaaaatatatggaaaaggGGGTTTACTGTGttacactacagcttccatgaaaAGActgatgtttttcctttttttgtattttttctcttaaattttattttattcggGAGAGGGTGttgcaaaggcagagacagatatgAAGGAATgcagaaatgaatgaaatcaaGATGCATGACAtgaaagatacaaagaata
Above is a window of Microtus pennsylvanicus isolate mMicPen1 chromosome 15, mMicPen1.hap1, whole genome shotgun sequence DNA encoding:
- the Or4e1 gene encoding olfactory receptor 4E1; this translates as MEKTMNQTSVMSFRLRGLSVNPKVQMAVFFMFLMFYVLTLVGNILIVITIIYDRWLHTPMYFFLSNLSFIDVCHSTVTVPKMLRDTFSEEKLIPFDACVVQMFFLHLFACTEIFLLTIMAYDRYVAICKPLQYMAIMNWKVCMLLAGALWTGGTIHSISLTSLTINLPYCGPDEIDNFFCDVPQVIKLACTDTHIIEILIVSNSGLISVVCFVVLVVSYAVILVSLRQQISEGKRRALSTCAAHLTVVTLFLGHCIFIYSRPSTSLPEDKVVSVFFTAVTPLLNPIIYTLRNEDMKNALNKLIGRKEIKEK
- the Or4e2 gene encoding olfactory receptor 4E2, whose product is MGALNQTRVTEFVFLGLTDSWVLEILFFIPFTVTYILTLLGNIVIVVTIVFSPRLHTPMYFFLSNLSFIDICHSSVTVPKMLEGLLLERKSISFDNCITQLFFLHLFACAEIFLLTIMAYDRYVAICIPLRYPSVMNMKVCVQLVFALWAGGTVHSLVQTVLTIRLPYCGPNIIDSYFCDVPSVIKLACTDTYLTGILIVSNSGIISLTCFLALVTSYTVILFSLRKQSAEGRRKALSTCSSHFMVVALFFGPCIFLYTRPDSSFSIDKVVSVFYTVVTPLLNPLIYTLRNEEVKNAMKQLRQRRICS